One Deefgea tanakiae genomic region harbors:
- the flgG gene encoding flagellar basal-body rod protein FlgG, whose translation MIRSLWTGKTGMDAMQFNVDVISNNLANVSTNGFKRERPVFEDLLYQNLRQPGAASSQQTQLPTGLDVGTGVRPVATARQFMQGSLQLTDGALDMAINGQGFFQIAKPDGTTAYTRDGSFQVDSQGAVVTSSGYPLQPALQVPQGTTKVTIAKDGTVSAIINNDTAAPVQLGNIQLATFINPPGLQAVGENFFLETAASGAPTVGTPGTNGLGAINQGYVEASNVNVTEELINMIQAQRAYEMNSRSVRTSDEMLQKLGTL comes from the coding sequence ATGATTCGCTCGCTCTGGACCGGTAAAACGGGCATGGATGCCATGCAGTTTAATGTGGATGTAATTTCCAATAATTTGGCGAACGTGAGTACGAACGGCTTTAAGCGGGAACGTCCAGTATTCGAAGATTTACTTTACCAAAATCTACGTCAACCTGGCGCAGCAAGTAGTCAGCAAACTCAATTACCTACTGGTTTGGATGTGGGCACAGGTGTGCGCCCCGTGGCAACGGCGCGGCAATTTATGCAAGGCAGCTTGCAACTGACTGATGGTGCATTGGATATGGCCATTAATGGGCAAGGTTTCTTCCAAATCGCTAAGCCTGATGGCACAACAGCCTATACACGTGATGGTTCATTTCAAGTGGATAGCCAGGGTGCAGTGGTGACATCAAGTGGCTACCCATTACAGCCCGCTTTACAAGTGCCACAAGGTACAACGAAAGTCACAATCGCTAAAGATGGTACTGTTTCCGCCATTATTAATAATGACACAGCTGCTCCAGTGCAATTAGGCAATATTCAGTTAGCCACATTTATCAACCCACCGGGTTTGCAAGCGGTGGGTGAAAATTTCTTCCTCGAAACGGCAGCAAGTGGTGCGCCTACTGTTGGTACGCCAGGAACCAATGGCTTGGGCGCGATTAACCAAGGCTATGTTGAAGCATCTAATGTTAACGTAACAGAGGAGCTGATTAATATGATTCAGGCGCAACGCGCTTATGAAATGAATTCACGCTCAGTTCGTACTTCAGATGAAATGCTACAGAAACTAGGTACTTTATAA
- a CDS encoding flagellar basal body L-ring protein FlgH, protein MINLRLICSLLLVLGLSACVAPQSIVTQPVTARPQQDVVTHNNNGSIFQANTAKLLFQEPNARRIGDVVIINIEENLSAVNSANSGANRSGTLALGGTTDLPYMPSFINKMLNASADVTSENTFAGKGQTNSSNTFRGTIAVTVVDVLANGNLTIGGEKQVAVNGQTSLIRFTGVINPNDIRAGNTISSTRVADARIEQVGQGAIADANTMGWMQRAFMSVWPF, encoded by the coding sequence TTGATTAACTTACGTTTAATTTGTTCGTTATTGCTTGTACTTGGCTTAAGTGCTTGTGTTGCACCACAGTCCATTGTCACGCAACCAGTCACTGCACGACCTCAGCAGGATGTTGTAACGCATAATAATAATGGTTCTATTTTTCAAGCAAATACGGCCAAACTATTGTTTCAAGAGCCAAACGCACGGCGTATTGGTGATGTGGTGATTATCAATATTGAAGAAAATCTATCTGCGGTTAATTCTGCAAATAGTGGCGCCAATAGAAGTGGTACTTTAGCTTTGGGTGGCACGACTGATTTGCCGTACATGCCTTCATTTATAAATAAAATGTTGAATGCGAGCGCAGATGTGACTTCGGAAAATACGTTTGCAGGTAAAGGTCAAACGAATAGCTCGAATACATTTAGAGGAACGATTGCTGTAACAGTGGTGGATGTACTGGCGAACGGTAATCTCACCATTGGTGGTGAAAAGCAAGTTGCAGTAAATGGACAAACTAGTTTAATCCGTTTTACGGGCGTGATTAATCCCAATGATATTCGCGCGGGAAACACGATTTCGTCAACACGAGTGGCTGATGCACGCATTGAACAGGTCGGGCAAGGTGCAATTGCAGATGCCAATACAATGGGCTGGATGCAGCGTGCATTCATGTCGGTATGGCCGTTTTGA
- a CDS encoding flagellar basal body P-ring protein FlgI encodes MRRWIVAGLMCCLALPAMAEPLKQLASFAGVRNNQLAGYGLVVGLDGTGDQTTQTPFTVQSIINMLTNMGIQVPAGGNLQLKNVAAVTVTATLPPFARPGQPIDVVVSSIGNARSLRGGALLMAPLKGADGQIYAMAQGNLVVAGAGAAAAGTSVQVNQLATGLIPGGATVERAVPTLLGNGEFVQLELLQTDFSTASRVVNAINSQIGAVATALDGRVIQVRAPQDPNQRVAFLARLETIDVIPAPVNPKVIINARTGSVVMNQAVTVDACAIAHGNLTVTIIADNQVAQPNAVVGGRPKRVQNAEVDIETGKGPIVKLPKATSLNQVVRALNSVGATPQDLLAILQAMKAAGALNAVLEVI; translated from the coding sequence ATGCGCCGCTGGATTGTTGCTGGATTAATGTGCTGCTTGGCTTTGCCAGCTATGGCAGAGCCACTTAAGCAACTGGCTAGCTTTGCCGGGGTGCGAAACAATCAGCTGGCGGGCTATGGCTTGGTGGTGGGTTTAGATGGCACCGGCGATCAAACGACCCAAACTCCTTTCACTGTGCAATCGATCATTAATATGCTCACTAACATGGGGATTCAAGTCCCTGCGGGTGGTAATTTGCAGTTAAAAAACGTTGCGGCAGTGACTGTTACCGCCACTTTGCCGCCGTTTGCTCGTCCTGGTCAGCCAATTGATGTTGTGGTGTCATCAATAGGTAACGCGCGAAGTTTGCGAGGCGGTGCATTATTGATGGCGCCATTGAAGGGGGCCGATGGCCAAATTTATGCGATGGCTCAAGGTAATTTAGTGGTTGCGGGGGCGGGGGCCGCCGCAGCGGGTACGAGTGTTCAAGTTAACCAGCTTGCAACTGGCTTGATACCTGGTGGTGCAACGGTCGAGCGCGCAGTACCGACTTTGCTTGGTAATGGTGAGTTTGTTCAGCTTGAGTTACTGCAAACTGATTTTTCGACAGCAAGTCGTGTCGTGAATGCAATTAATAGCCAAATTGGTGCGGTAGCAACTGCGCTGGATGGTCGTGTAATTCAAGTTCGTGCGCCGCAAGATCCAAATCAGCGCGTGGCCTTTTTAGCGCGATTAGAAACGATTGATGTGATTCCTGCTCCAGTCAATCCTAAAGTGATTATTAATGCTCGGACAGGTTCAGTCGTAATGAATCAAGCTGTCACGGTTGATGCTTGTGCGATTGCGCATGGCAATTTGACGGTAACTATTATTGCAGATAATCAAGTCGCTCAGCCGAATGCCGTTGTGGGCGGGCGTCCCAAGCGAGTTCAGAATGCTGAAGTTGATATTGAAACGGGTAAAGGCCCTATCGTTAAGTTGCCGAAAGCCACATCATTGAATCAGGTTGTTCGTGCACTCAACTCAGTGGGGGCCACGCCGCAAGATTTACTCGCTATATTGCAAGCCATGAAGGCTGCTGGGGCGTTAAATGCGGTGCTTGAAGTAATTTAG
- the flgJ gene encoding flagellar assembly peptidoglycan hydrolase FlgJ — MKSASNAIQNTLAIDPTAVNKIRAANRADSAEGTKAVAQQFEALLMQQMLSAMRSASPTDGMNQSSGVEMFRGMHDQQLTQMWSSKGSLGLADMIARQIQVQQNPSLLNQPLHRAPNPFQDRAFDYSSTNKPHAITAKSAATLPSIADRVVSTASDFLGKLSDAAKNTASDLGVAPHVLLAHAALETGWGKKTINDASGKDSFNVFGIKAGASWKGKTTDVLTTEFVDGISQKRVEKFRAYDSYAEAFADYGSVMKRRFGDALGQGSDAVGFAKALAKDGYATDPQYAQKLARVADSVAARLGVNNSRLGA; from the coding sequence ATGAAGTCTGCTAGCAATGCGATTCAAAACACACTAGCAATAGACCCAACAGCAGTGAATAAAATTCGCGCGGCGAATCGTGCAGACTCTGCCGAGGGTACAAAAGCGGTCGCTCAGCAATTTGAAGCGCTTTTAATGCAGCAAATGCTCTCCGCAATGCGCTCAGCAAGCCCAACTGATGGCATGAATCAAAGTAGTGGCGTGGAAATGTTTCGCGGCATGCATGATCAGCAGCTCACTCAAATGTGGTCCAGCAAGGGTAGTTTAGGCTTGGCCGATATGATTGCACGTCAAATTCAAGTTCAGCAAAACCCTAGTCTATTAAACCAGCCTTTGCATCGAGCACCGAATCCATTCCAGGATCGTGCATTTGATTACTCTTCAACTAATAAACCACATGCGATCACGGCAAAATCTGCCGCTACTTTACCGAGTATTGCCGACCGGGTTGTTTCAACTGCGAGCGACTTTTTAGGCAAACTCAGCGATGCAGCCAAAAATACCGCGTCTGATTTGGGCGTCGCGCCGCATGTTCTTCTTGCACATGCTGCATTAGAAACTGGCTGGGGAAAGAAAACTATTAATGATGCCTCAGGCAAAGATTCATTTAATGTTTTTGGCATCAAAGCTGGAGCTAGCTGGAAAGGTAAAACCACCGATGTGCTGACTACCGAATTTGTAGATGGTATTTCGCAAAAGAGGGTTGAAAAGTTCAGAGCCTATGATTCTTATGCTGAGGCATTTGCAGATTATGGCTCAGTAATGAAAAGACGCTTTGGTGATGCTTTGGGGCAGGGTAGCGATGCAGTTGGTTTTGCCAAAGCATTAGCCAAAGATGGCTATGCGACAGACCCACAATATGCACAAAAATTGGCCCGCGTTGCTGATAGTGTCGCAGCCCGTTTAGGCGTAAATAACTCAAGACTGGGCGCTTAA
- the flgK gene encoding flagellar hook-associated protein FlgK, translated as MASSVFGIGVSGLNAANLGLTTTGHNIANVNTVGFSRQGIRQSAPYPQLAGSGFNGLGVKVDSIVRVYDQFLTKAVEVAQTQSSYQKTRLSHLSEINNIVADPTAGVSPAMQDFFSSVQNVATNPANPPSRQAMLSSAQTLLNRFQVFSQRLNEQRAALNGEIGNTVSSINAYAAQVGDLNNKIVVAQSSGQPPNDLLDQRDLLVRDLNKLIKTTSLPLSDGSINLFVGNGQGLVVGSQTYTLGAVPNPADPESLSITYEQNGTSILLPDNLVNGGQLGALLDYRRQSLDLAQNSLERTALAMANAFNQQHKAGQDLNGNLGRDFWSFPTTNLGVGIDAPKLGVIRPNANNAVPATASLTGYIQDISKLTTNNYELSFDGTNYALANLSDGSKYTLNPAEAAALTTPAGFTSSTGLTLSLTATPAAGDRFTLMPLKGFIDQLAIKTSDPREIAAAGPVSAVEPKAPAAVNTGTLKVSQPDVVAQTSVTTDSSLNANIFTPVTLTFTPDASVVPSGMAFTVTGAVPAVTGNVPYKAGDTISYNGWTMKLDGLPASGDSVTVQKNSSTAVADNRNALALGKLQTSRVLDGNTATYQESYGRMVATIGTQTNEATIMGKAQDKLLLSAESSRDSVSAVNLDEEAANLLRYQQAYQASSKVIQIAQKAFDEIINLGR; from the coding sequence ATGGCCTCATCTGTATTTGGAATTGGTGTATCGGGCTTAAATGCCGCTAATTTGGGTTTGACCACCACAGGGCATAATATCGCCAATGTAAATACAGTTGGTTTTTCGCGCCAAGGTATTCGGCAAAGCGCGCCTTATCCGCAACTTGCTGGCAGCGGTTTTAATGGTTTAGGTGTGAAAGTCGATTCGATCGTACGTGTTTATGATCAATTTTTGACTAAAGCCGTTGAAGTTGCCCAAACACAATCTAGCTATCAAAAAACACGCTTGTCTCACTTGTCTGAAATTAATAATATCGTTGCCGATCCGACGGCGGGTGTTTCACCTGCGATGCAAGATTTTTTTTCTTCTGTACAAAACGTAGCGACTAATCCTGCAAATCCGCCATCTCGACAAGCTATGCTATCGAGTGCTCAGACTTTATTAAATCGCTTTCAAGTATTTTCTCAACGACTTAATGAGCAACGTGCAGCGCTCAATGGTGAGATTGGTAATACTGTAAGTAGCATCAATGCATACGCAGCCCAAGTGGGTGATCTGAATAATAAAATTGTCGTGGCACAAAGTAGTGGCCAACCACCTAATGACTTACTTGACCAACGTGATTTATTGGTACGAGATTTAAATAAATTAATTAAAACAACTTCCTTGCCATTGAGCGATGGTTCTATTAACTTGTTTGTTGGTAATGGTCAAGGGTTAGTGGTCGGCTCTCAGACCTATACCTTAGGCGCAGTTCCTAATCCAGCAGACCCTGAAAGTTTATCTATCACTTACGAGCAGAATGGCACTTCTATTTTATTGCCCGATAATCTAGTCAATGGTGGTCAACTTGGCGCTTTGCTTGATTATCGACGCCAGTCTTTAGATTTGGCGCAAAATAGCCTTGAGCGCACAGCCTTAGCTATGGCTAATGCATTTAATCAACAGCATAAAGCTGGGCAAGATTTGAATGGTAATTTAGGGCGAGATTTTTGGTCGTTTCCAACAACGAATTTGGGCGTTGGCATCGATGCTCCTAAGTTAGGTGTTATTAGACCAAATGCAAATAACGCAGTGCCTGCAACCGCGAGTCTAACTGGCTATATTCAAGATATTTCAAAGCTAACAACCAATAATTATGAGCTATCTTTTGACGGTACTAATTATGCATTAGCAAATTTGAGTGATGGCAGTAAGTACACGCTAAATCCCGCAGAAGCAGCCGCATTGACAACGCCAGCTGGATTTACAAGTTCAACAGGGTTAACACTTTCTTTAACGGCTACGCCGGCAGCAGGGGACCGCTTTACGTTGATGCCATTGAAAGGATTTATTGATCAGCTTGCAATAAAAACCTCTGACCCTCGTGAGATCGCGGCAGCTGGCCCTGTTTCCGCTGTTGAGCCTAAAGCGCCTGCTGCAGTCAATACAGGTACTTTAAAAGTTTCACAACCAGATGTAGTTGCTCAAACCTCTGTAACAACGGATAGCTCACTCAATGCAAACATTTTTACCCCCGTCACATTGACATTCACACCTGACGCATCAGTTGTTCCTTCTGGTATGGCCTTTACGGTAACGGGTGCTGTGCCCGCAGTTACAGGGAATGTGCCCTATAAAGCTGGGGACACGATTAGCTACAATGGTTGGACTATGAAGTTGGATGGTCTGCCTGCCAGTGGCGACAGCGTAACAGTTCAAAAAAATTCAAGCACTGCAGTTGCTGATAATCGCAATGCTTTGGCATTAGGCAAACTGCAAACTAGTCGTGTTTTGGATGGCAATACGGCTACATATCAAGAGTCGTACGGGCGTATGGTGGCCACAATTGGTACACAAACAAACGAAGCAACCATTATGGGTAAAGCACAAGACAAATTATTACTGAGTGCAGAAAGTAGTCGAGACTCTGTATCTGCTGTGAATTTAGACGAAGAGGCCGCTAATTTACTTCGTTACCAACAGGCTTATCAAGCTTCAAGTAAAGTAATTCAGATTGCCCAAAAAGCATTTGATGAAATTATTAATTTAGGCCGCTAA
- the flgL gene encoding flagellar hook-associated protein FlgL, giving the protein MRIATTTLFNMGSNSLQRHQADQAKLQAQLSSMRKILTPADDPIASARVLDISQAKSINEQYATNSSTADSFMRLSESTLNQVTAAIQNIQQLAVAAGNPALTASEKKMQDAELQGRYQELLGLANTTDGQGNYLFSGFNGDTKPFSETAFGQVNYNGDSGKRLVQISDGRQLPISEAGSDIFQKIKNGNGTFVTAYNPANTGSGIVSPGEVGDPNKWQLAPAPRDFRIQFQTLPDPANAGKTITTYDLINTTSNLSLIDGATVPRAAGSPLPRVYVENADIEFKKLASDPGVVPAWDYGVKMNVKGSPAASDQFSVKASTNVDLFATIGALSSALNSYQSGSAGAAAFQNQLNTALSDLSNSLGNILTSQASLGSRMLETDSVKDTTEDLKLQYSKTLSGLQDLDYAAALSDFAQNQMLLDATRKTFAQVQDLSLFKYI; this is encoded by the coding sequence ATGCGAATCGCCACAACGACTTTATTTAATATGGGTAGTAATTCATTGCAACGGCATCAAGCCGATCAAGCAAAATTGCAAGCTCAACTATCTTCGATGCGTAAAATTTTGACACCTGCAGATGATCCAATTGCATCTGCTCGTGTCTTGGATATTTCTCAAGCTAAATCAATTAATGAGCAATATGCAACCAATAGTTCTACTGCTGATTCTTTTATGCGCTTGAGTGAATCTACTTTGAATCAAGTTACAGCTGCAATTCAAAATATTCAGCAATTAGCAGTGGCCGCAGGTAACCCCGCATTAACGGCCTCTGAAAAGAAAATGCAAGATGCTGAGTTACAAGGTCGCTATCAAGAGCTTTTAGGTCTGGCAAACACCACTGACGGCCAAGGTAATTACTTGTTTTCTGGATTTAATGGCGATACAAAGCCATTTTCTGAAACTGCATTTGGTCAGGTGAATTACAATGGAGATAGTGGTAAACGATTGGTGCAAATATCAGATGGGCGCCAACTTCCTATTTCTGAGGCTGGTAGCGATATATTTCAAAAAATTAAAAATGGTAATGGTACATTTGTCACTGCATATAATCCAGCAAACACTGGTAGCGGTATTGTCAGTCCTGGTGAGGTTGGCGATCCAAATAAATGGCAACTTGCTCCAGCTCCAAGAGACTTCCGTATTCAGTTTCAAACTTTGCCTGATCCAGCAAATGCGGGCAAAACAATTACCACGTACGACTTAATCAATACCACAAGCAATTTGTCTTTAATTGATGGGGCGACTGTTCCGCGCGCTGCTGGTAGTCCTCTGCCGCGCGTCTATGTGGAAAACGCTGATATTGAATTTAAAAAACTAGCCTCAGATCCTGGTGTTGTACCTGCTTGGGATTATGGTGTGAAAATGAATGTCAAAGGCAGTCCTGCTGCTAGTGATCAGTTCTCAGTGAAGGCAAGTACCAATGTTGATTTGTTCGCAACAATTGGTGCCTTGTCTTCTGCATTAAATTCATATCAATCAGGTTCGGCAGGAGCGGCTGCTTTTCAAAATCAATTAAACACGGCCTTATCGGATCTATCAAACTCCTTAGGAAATATTCTGACATCCCAAGCTTCTTTAGGCTCTCGAATGTTGGAAACTGACTCGGTAAAAGATACGACAGAGGATTTGAAGCTGCAGTATTCAAAAACACTTTCCGGTTTACAGGATTTGGATTATGCAGCTGCTTTGAGTGATTTTGCGCAGAACCAAATGCTGTTGGATGCAACAAGAAAGACGTTTGCTCAGGTTCAAGATCTCAGCTTATTCAAGTATATTTGA
- the radA gene encoding DNA repair protein RadA, producing the protein MSKAKTNFVCRICGGISPKWQGQCPQCGDWNTLEESIMETKVASGRFQSLAADGAIKNLSEVNAEEVPRIPTQMDELDRVLGGGLVPGGVVLIGGDPGIGKSTLLLQALAKLSETQAVLYVSGEESAQQIALRARRLGVPTAKVRLYPEISLEKILLALSNEGPKVVVIDSIQTMFTEALTSAPGSVAQVRECSSQLTRFAKRHGTSVLLVGHVTKDGAIAGPRVLEHIVDAVLYFEGDTHSSFRLIRAIKNRFGAVNELGVFAMTDKGLREVSNPSAMFLSQHAEPVAGSCVMVTQEGTRPMLVEVQALVDDAHSPQVKRLAVGVEQNRLALLLAVLHRHAGIVAFDQDVFINAVGGVRISEPAADLAMLIAIVSSLKNKPLPAKMVVFGEVGLAGEVRPVQRGQERLKEAAKLGFTHAIVPKANRPRQAIEGMTVTAVDRLDEAVAAAF; encoded by the coding sequence ATGAGTAAAGCTAAAACAAACTTTGTGTGCCGTATATGTGGTGGCATTTCACCGAAGTGGCAGGGGCAGTGCCCGCAATGCGGTGACTGGAATACGCTGGAAGAAAGTATCATGGAAACCAAAGTCGCCAGTGGGCGTTTTCAGTCGTTGGCGGCAGATGGTGCAATTAAAAACTTATCCGAAGTGAATGCGGAAGAGGTTCCACGCATTCCAACGCAAATGGATGAGCTAGATCGTGTGCTTGGCGGTGGCTTGGTGCCTGGCGGTGTGGTTCTGATTGGTGGTGATCCAGGTATTGGTAAGTCAACACTACTGCTGCAGGCGTTGGCAAAACTATCTGAAACTCAGGCAGTGCTTTATGTGAGTGGTGAAGAATCTGCGCAGCAAATTGCATTGCGTGCACGTCGATTGGGCGTGCCAACGGCAAAAGTTCGTTTGTACCCAGAAATTAGCCTAGAAAAAATCCTATTAGCCCTTTCCAATGAGGGGCCTAAAGTCGTTGTGATTGATTCAATCCAAACGATGTTCACAGAGGCTTTAACCAGTGCACCGGGCAGTGTGGCACAGGTGAGAGAGTGTTCATCCCAGTTGACGCGGTTCGCTAAACGACACGGTACTTCGGTATTGTTAGTCGGCCATGTCACCAAGGATGGTGCTATTGCGGGGCCGCGCGTGTTAGAGCATATCGTTGATGCTGTGCTGTACTTTGAAGGCGACACGCATTCAAGTTTTCGCTTAATTCGAGCCATTAAAAACCGTTTTGGTGCCGTGAATGAGCTAGGTGTGTTTGCCATGACGGATAAAGGATTGCGCGAGGTATCAAATCCATCTGCGATGTTTTTGAGTCAGCATGCAGAACCTGTTGCGGGTTCTTGTGTCATGGTCACACAAGAAGGAACTCGACCGATGCTGGTGGAAGTTCAAGCTTTAGTCGATGATGCACATTCTCCACAAGTAAAGCGTTTAGCCGTGGGGGTTGAACAAAATCGATTGGCATTGCTGTTGGCGGTATTGCATCGCCATGCGGGTATTGTTGCTTTTGACCAAGATGTTTTTATCAATGCGGTTGGCGGTGTGCGAATCTCTGAGCCGGCTGCAGATTTAGCGATGTTAATTGCGATTGTGTCATCGTTAAAAAATAAGCCACTCCCAGCAAAAATGGTGGTCTTTGGTGAGGTTGGTTTGGCGGGAGAGGTGCGCCCAGTACAGCGGGGTCAGGAGCGCTTGAAAGAAGCTGCTAAACTGGGGTTTACTCATGCTATTGTTCCTAAAGCGAATCGACCTCGGCAAGCGATAGAGGGAATGACGGTGACTGCTGTTGACCGCTTAGATGAGGCTGTTGCAGCAGCTTTTTAA
- the trxA gene encoding thioredoxin TrxA, which produces MSENIVNVTDATFEAEVLQAQVPVLVDYWAEWCGPCKMIAPILEDVAVEYAGKLKITKLNIDENQATPPKFGIRGIPTLMLFVGGEVKSTKVGALSKSQLTAFIDSNI; this is translated from the coding sequence ATGAGTGAAAATATTGTTAATGTCACTGATGCGACATTTGAAGCAGAAGTATTGCAAGCCCAAGTTCCTGTATTGGTCGACTACTGGGCAGAATGGTGCGGTCCTTGCAAGATGATTGCGCCAATATTGGAAGATGTTGCTGTTGAGTATGCTGGCAAACTTAAGATTACCAAGCTTAATATTGACGAAAACCAAGCTACCCCACCTAAGTTCGGCATTCGTGGTATTCCAACTTTAATGCTGTTTGTTGGTGGTGAAGTGAAGTCAACTAAGGTTGGTGCTTTATCTAAATCGCAACTGACTGCATTTATTGATAGTAATATTTGA
- the rho gene encoding transcription termination factor Rho — MHLSDLKHLHVTELVEMAISFEIDGANRMRKQDLIFALLKNRAKKGESIFGEGTLEVLPDGFGFLRSPDTSYLAGPDDIYVSPSQIRRFNLHTGDSIEGEIRIPKDGERYFALVKVDRVNSDAPEASKHKILFENLTPLFPTERLKLERDIRAEENITGRVIDLMAPIGKGQRALLVAPPKTGKTVMLQHIAHAITANHPEVVMIVLLIDERPEEVTEMLRSVKGEVVSSTFDEPATRHVQVAEMVIEKAKRLVEHKKDVVILLDSITRLARAYNTVVPSSGKVLTGGVDANALQRPKRFFGAARNIEEGGSLTIIATALVDTGSRMDDVIYEEFKGTGNNEIQLDRRMAEKRIFPAININKSGTRREELLIKPEQLQRIWVLRKLLYPMDDLEAMEFLMDKLKSTKSNLDFFDSMRR, encoded by the coding sequence ATGCATTTGTCCGATCTAAAACATCTGCACGTCACTGAATTAGTCGAAATGGCGATTAGTTTTGAAATTGACGGTGCCAACCGCATGCGCAAGCAAGATTTAATTTTTGCATTGCTGAAAAATCGTGCAAAAAAAGGGGAGAGCATCTTCGGGGAGGGTACTTTAGAAGTCTTGCCCGATGGTTTTGGATTCTTGCGTAGCCCAGATACATCATATCTTGCTGGGCCTGATGATATCTACGTTAGCCCAAGCCAAATTCGTCGATTCAACTTGCACACGGGTGATTCGATCGAGGGTGAGATTCGTATTCCTAAAGATGGTGAACGCTATTTTGCTTTGGTTAAAGTTGACCGTGTTAATAGCGATGCGCCAGAAGCGTCTAAGCATAAAATCCTGTTTGAAAATTTAACGCCACTATTCCCTACTGAGCGACTTAAATTAGAACGCGACATTCGCGCAGAAGAGAATATTACGGGTCGAGTTATCGATCTGATGGCGCCAATTGGTAAAGGTCAGCGTGCACTGTTGGTTGCTCCGCCTAAAACGGGTAAAACCGTTATGCTGCAGCACATCGCGCATGCAATAACGGCGAATCATCCAGAAGTTGTCATGATTGTCTTGCTAATTGATGAGCGACCAGAAGAAGTGACAGAGATGTTGCGCTCAGTGAAAGGGGAAGTTGTCTCATCTACATTTGATGAGCCTGCAACGCGCCATGTGCAAGTGGCTGAGATGGTAATTGAAAAAGCCAAGCGCTTAGTTGAGCATAAAAAAGACGTTGTCATCTTGCTTGATTCTATTACGCGTTTAGCTCGTGCGTACAATACGGTTGTCCCATCGTCAGGTAAAGTATTGACTGGTGGTGTTGATGCAAATGCCTTGCAACGCCCGAAACGTTTCTTTGGTGCCGCTCGCAACATTGAAGAGGGTGGTAGCTTGACAATTATCGCGACAGCTCTGGTTGATACTGGTAGCCGTATGGATGATGTGATTTACGAAGAGTTTAAAGGTACAGGTAATAATGAAATACAGCTTGATCGCCGCATGGCTGAAAAGCGAATTTTCCCTGCTATTAATATCAACAAATCAGGCACTCGCCGCGAAGAGTTATTGATTAAGCCTGAGCAATTGCAACGTATCTGGGTGTTGCGTAAGCTGCTATATCCTATGGATGACCTTGAGGCGATGGAGTTTTTGATGGACAAGCTCAAATCAACCAAGTCGAACCTGGACTTTTTTGATTCGATGCGTCGTTAA
- the rpmE gene encoding 50S ribosomal protein L31, whose product MKADIHPNYKEINVTCSCGSAFKTASTLGKDLHVEVCSECHPFYTGKQKIVDTAGRIEKFNSKFARFSR is encoded by the coding sequence ATGAAAGCAGATATTCACCCAAATTACAAAGAAATCAATGTGACATGTTCTTGCGGTAGCGCATTCAAAACTGCGTCTACTTTAGGCAAAGACTTGCACGTTGAGGTTTGCTCTGAATGCCACCCATTCTACACTGGCAAGCAAAAAATCGTTGATACGGCTGGTCGTATTGAGAAATTCAATTCTAAATTTGCTCGTTTTTCGCGCTAA